From Prochlorococcus sp. MIT 1223, the proteins below share one genomic window:
- the pyrC gene encoding dihydroorotase encodes MIDQITLRQPDDWHLHLRDGALLESVIGYTARVFRRAIVMPNLTPPVTTIEAARNYKKRILNAVPDNLSFTPLMTAYLTDDFSAEVLEKGFDEGVFIAAKLYPANSTTNSSSGVSDIRKIDSLLETMERIDMPLLIHGEDTDPLIDIFDREAVFIDRHLQPIFKRFPKLRVVLEHITTVDAVQFVETSGFRLAATITPHHLHINRNAMFLEGFRSDFFCLPIVKREKHRLALRQAATSGKSCFFLGTDSAPHLRGAKENACACAGIFNSPYAIESYAEVFEEENSLNRLEAFCSEFGPSFYGLPVNTSSIKLVRRSCLVPENLHLGRRSQDLSIVPFHAGENLNWSFVNIEK; translated from the coding sequence TTGATAGATCAGATTACTTTGCGTCAACCAGATGACTGGCACTTACATCTAAGAGATGGAGCGCTGCTTGAATCCGTTATTGGCTATACGGCTAGAGTTTTTCGTCGTGCCATTGTGATGCCCAACTTAACCCCACCTGTAACAACTATTGAAGCTGCAAGAAATTATAAGAAGAGAATATTGAATGCTGTGCCTGACAATTTATCATTTACTCCTTTGATGACGGCCTATTTGACAGATGACTTTTCTGCAGAAGTTTTAGAAAAAGGCTTTGATGAAGGTGTTTTTATAGCCGCTAAACTATATCCTGCAAACTCAACAACTAATTCTTCTAGTGGAGTTAGTGATATAAGAAAAATTGACTCTCTTCTTGAGACGATGGAAAGAATAGATATGCCATTGCTTATCCATGGGGAAGATACAGATCCCTTAATTGATATCTTTGATAGAGAGGCAGTCTTTATAGACCGTCATTTGCAGCCTATCTTTAAACGTTTTCCTAAGTTACGTGTTGTCTTAGAGCACATTACTACTGTAGATGCAGTTCAGTTTGTTGAAACAAGTGGATTCAGGCTCGCAGCGACAATTACACCCCATCACTTGCATATAAATAGAAATGCAATGTTTTTAGAAGGATTTCGAAGTGATTTCTTTTGTTTACCGATAGTCAAAAGAGAAAAGCATCGATTGGCTTTAAGGCAAGCTGCTACAAGTGGAAAATCTTGTTTTTTTCTTGGTACTGACTCTGCCCCTCACCTTCGCGGTGCAAAAGAGAATGCCTGTGCTTGTGCAGGCATATTTAATTCTCCTTATGCAATTGAAAGTTACGCAGAAGTATTCGAAGAAGAGAATTCCCTTAATCGATTGGAGGCTTTTTGTAGTGAGTTTGGTCCTTCTTTCTATGGCTTACCAGTAAATACAAGTTCTATCAAGTTAGTAAGGCGTTCATGCCTTGTTCCGGAAAACCTTCATCTTGGAAGAAGAAGTCAGGATTTATCAATAGTTCCATTTCATGCAGGGGAAAATTTAAATTGGTCTTTTGTCAATATTGAAAAATAA
- a CDS encoding NAD(P)H-quinone oxidoreductase subunit L has translation MTLLALGNQIPNNLLLVFGTYAVLGFIYLVVVPLALYYWMNNRWNFMGKFERLGVYGLVFLFFPGLIIFSPFLNLRLNGQAEK, from the coding sequence GTGACTTTACTCGCATTGGGAAATCAAATTCCCAACAACTTATTACTTGTCTTTGGCACTTATGCTGTGCTGGGCTTTATTTACTTGGTGGTTGTTCCATTAGCTCTTTATTACTGGATGAATAATAGATGGAATTTCATGGGAAAGTTTGAGAGATTAGGAGTTTACGGATTAGTTTTTCTTTTTTTTCCAGGTTTAATTATATTTTCTCCTTTTTTAAATTTGCGTCTTAATGGACAAGCTGAGAAATAG
- a CDS encoding DUF3007 family protein has protein sequence MTRAKVIQLGFLVLLLGGAGYFAFLTFGFDEASAGIAAEAVLILIVLAWTFSYFLRVINGKMTFVEQRKRYRAAYDQITNTKLKSKFESLSEEEQKRLIDQLEK, from the coding sequence ATGACTCGAGCAAAAGTTATTCAATTAGGTTTTTTGGTTCTGCTATTAGGTGGTGCTGGATATTTTGCTTTTCTTACATTTGGTTTTGATGAAGCATCTGCTGGTATAGCCGCTGAGGCTGTTCTTATACTTATAGTCCTAGCTTGGACCTTCTCTTACTTTCTCAGGGTTATTAATGGCAAGATGACGTTTGTTGAACAACGCAAAAGGTATAGAGCTGCTTACGACCAGATAACAAATACAAAATTAAAATCAAAATTTGAGTCTTTGTCTGAAGAAGAGCAGAAACGCTTGATTGATCAACTTGAAAAGTAA
- the trpA gene encoding tryptophan synthase subunit alpha has product MSDNSEHIEFKTLNSSNISNRFLKIKQEGRIALMPFLMAGDPDLRTTSEILLKLQDNGADIVELGIPYSDPLADGPVIQLAASRALSSGTSPSSVLEMLSQLRNKLSIPVILFTYCNPLLNIGFERFCDEASEAGASGLVVPDLPLEEAEKFSSIASDKGLDLILLVAPTTPKDRMKRIAQNTKGFTYLVSVTGVTGERSVMDNRVKTLVQQLKESSVSPVAVGFGISAPKHIRQVRSWGADGAIVGSALVKRIASAVPGNEVEEAVNFLNELRSEV; this is encoded by the coding sequence ATGAGTGATAATAGTGAACACATTGAATTTAAAACCTTGAATAGTTCAAATATCTCTAATCGCTTCTTAAAAATTAAGCAAGAAGGACGAATTGCTTTAATGCCTTTTCTAATGGCCGGCGACCCTGACTTGAGAACAACCTCAGAGATTTTGTTGAAATTGCAAGATAATGGAGCGGATATTGTTGAGTTAGGTATTCCTTATAGCGATCCTCTTGCAGATGGTCCTGTTATTCAGTTAGCGGCTTCACGTGCACTTTCTTCTGGAACTTCTCCGTCAAGTGTTCTTGAAATGTTGAGTCAATTACGAAATAAATTGTCAATACCTGTAATTCTTTTTACTTATTGCAATCCTCTTTTGAATATAGGATTCGAACGATTTTGTGATGAAGCATCAGAAGCAGGTGCTTCTGGACTTGTTGTTCCAGATCTTCCTCTAGAAGAAGCTGAGAAGTTCTCTTCAATTGCTTCAGATAAAGGTTTGGATTTGATCTTGTTAGTTGCACCTACAACACCTAAAGATCGAATGAAAAGGATTGCTCAGAATACTAAGGGGTTTACATATCTAGTTAGTGTTACAGGTGTTACTGGAGAGAGGTCAGTTATGGATAATCGTGTGAAGACTCTTGTACAACAACTTAAAGAATCTTCGGTTAGTCCTGTTGCTGTTGGATTTGGTATTTCAGCTCCTAAACATATTCGTCAAGTTCGTAGTTGGGGTGCTGATGGAGCAATAGTCGGTAGCGCTCTAGTCAAAAGAATTGCAAGTGCTGTACCTGGTAATGAGGTAGAAGAAGCTGTTAATTTCTTGAATGAATTGAGATCAGAGGTTTGA
- a CDS encoding AbrB family transcriptional regulator gives MLTGSDLLTKVKELGDVSKSDLVKACGYISTKKDGGERLNFTAFYEALLEAKGVSLGATGVAGIGKGGRKLSYVATVQGNGNLLIGKAYTALLDLKAGDEFEIKLGRKQIRLVPAGAEDGDD, from the coding sequence ATGCTCACAGGTAGCGACCTACTCACCAAAGTCAAAGAACTTGGTGATGTAAGCAAATCAGATCTTGTTAAGGCTTGTGGATATATATCCACTAAGAAGGATGGTGGTGAACGTCTTAACTTCACAGCCTTTTATGAAGCTCTTCTTGAAGCTAAAGGTGTAAGCCTTGGAGCTACAGGAGTAGCTGGAATTGGTAAAGGAGGAAGAAAGCTTAGTTACGTAGCGACAGTTCAAGGCAATGGAAATCTTTTAATTGGTAAGGCATATACTGCCTTATTAGATCTAAAAGCTGGAGATGAATTTGAGATCAAGCTAGGTCGCAAGCAAATAAGACTTGTTCCTGCAGGTGCTGAAGATGGTGATGATTAA
- a CDS encoding YciI family protein, which translates to MERFVLWGKYCENAIEKRTPFREEHLDRLSNLKKQGLLITLGPTKCTRYVFGIFQVSNLDELRKIIQDDVYWREGIWISYDIYPWTQAF; encoded by the coding sequence ATGGAGCGATTTGTTCTTTGGGGTAAATACTGTGAGAATGCTATTGAAAAGCGAACACCATTTCGTGAAGAGCATCTAGATAGGCTTTCTAATCTTAAGAAACAAGGCTTACTTATTACGTTGGGTCCTACAAAATGTACTAGATATGTTTTTGGAATATTCCAAGTTTCTAATCTTGATGAATTAAGGAAGATAATTCAAGATGACGTTTATTGGAGAGAGGGTATATGGATTTCTTATGATATTTATCCTTGGACCCAAGCTTTTTGA
- a CDS encoding c-type cytochrome, with the protein MNLLIKKLFGSILISFFLFSTFLIYSNQLLALNNSKGEKLFLEHCSGCHVNGGNIIRRNKTLKISALKRNGLDNPEAIAKVARNGIGNMSGYKKVLGEEGDKIVANWIWEQSQKAWVQG; encoded by the coding sequence ATGAACCTACTCATTAAAAAACTTTTTGGTTCAATTTTAATATCTTTTTTTCTCTTCTCAACATTCTTAATCTACTCAAATCAATTATTAGCACTTAACAACTCAAAAGGTGAAAAACTTTTCTTAGAACATTGTTCAGGATGTCATGTAAATGGAGGAAACATTATCAGAAGAAACAAAACCCTTAAGATATCTGCCTTAAAACGCAATGGTCTAGATAACCCCGAAGCAATTGCAAAAGTTGCTCGTAATGGAATAGGAAACATGAGTGGATATAAAAAAGTTCTTGGAGAAGAAGGCGATAAAATTGTTGCAAATTGGATATGGGAACAGTCTCAAAAAGCTTGGGTCCAAGGATAA
- a CDS encoding YkvA family protein, translating to MTINKKSEKDFYEAEVIDSSVIDEGLLRKILIKAGRTIAQPALEAFEMMTDISTPYQVKISMFAALSYLIMPMDLMPDFIPVAGFSDDLVALTAVISLWQNHMTPQIRARALKKLDTWLPL from the coding sequence ATGACAATTAATAAAAAATCAGAAAAAGATTTTTACGAAGCAGAAGTTATCGATAGTTCTGTTATTGATGAAGGGCTATTAAGGAAAATATTAATAAAGGCAGGTAGAACTATTGCTCAACCTGCTCTAGAAGCTTTTGAAATGATGACAGATATTTCAACTCCTTATCAAGTCAAAATCTCTATGTTTGCAGCACTCAGCTATCTAATAATGCCTATGGATCTAATGCCTGATTTTATTCCTGTAGCAGGTTTCAGCGATGATCTGGTTGCTTTGACAGCTGTAATAAGTCTTTGGCAAAATCATATGACGCCTCAGATAAGGGCCAGGGCTCTGAAAAAACTTGATACATGGTTACCTTTATAA
- a CDS encoding RNA polymerase sigma factor RpoD/SigA, whose amino-acid sequence MSSLSDFLGEIGRHPLLTPEQELTMGRKVQEMIALTQRCHIAGGKGPACDYTDIEKRAIRIGEKAKNKMIEANLRLVVNLAKRYQGKGLELLDLIQEGTLGLTRAVEKYDPKRGHRFSTYAYWWIRQGLNRALSTQSRTIRIPVNINEKLTKLRAAKSRLMQENGIHPTSAQLSKKLNISKEEVEELLACELRSITVSLQGVIKSKSDPSELVDVLPSEETPPMELAELAERSDSAWSLLDTANLTPKERKIVSLRFGLDGTNQWRTLAEVARHMNCSREYCRQVVQRALRKLRRAGVNSGIGEGIPIESE is encoded by the coding sequence GTGAGTTCTTTAAGCGACTTTCTTGGAGAGATAGGGCGACACCCGCTCCTTACTCCTGAACAAGAACTCACTATGGGCAGAAAAGTGCAAGAAATGATTGCCTTGACTCAGAGATGTCATATTGCTGGAGGTAAAGGGCCTGCTTGCGATTACACAGATATAGAAAAGAGAGCAATTCGAATTGGAGAAAAAGCGAAGAACAAGATGATAGAAGCCAATCTAAGACTGGTTGTAAATCTTGCTAAACGTTATCAAGGGAAAGGGCTTGAGCTACTTGATTTAATCCAAGAAGGAACCTTAGGTCTAACAAGAGCGGTCGAAAAATACGATCCCAAAAGAGGCCATCGATTCTCTACATATGCTTATTGGTGGATTCGGCAGGGCTTAAATAGAGCACTTTCCACACAAAGTAGAACGATTAGGATACCCGTAAATATCAATGAAAAACTAACAAAACTAAGAGCAGCCAAATCTCGTTTAATGCAAGAAAATGGAATTCATCCAACAAGCGCACAACTCTCTAAGAAATTGAATATATCAAAAGAAGAAGTTGAAGAATTATTAGCATGTGAATTAAGAAGTATCACCGTAAGTCTTCAAGGAGTAATCAAGTCAAAGTCTGATCCATCAGAACTAGTTGATGTATTACCTAGTGAAGAAACCCCACCAATGGAACTAGCTGAATTAGCAGAAAGGAGTGACTCAGCCTGGTCTTTACTTGACACTGCAAATTTAACTCCAAAAGAAAGAAAAATAGTCAGCCTGCGATTTGGTCTTGATGGAACGAATCAATGGAGAACATTGGCAGAAGTTGCTCGTCATATGAATTGCAGCAGAGAGTACTGCAGACAAGTAGTTCAAAGAGCACTAAGAAAACTACGCCGAGCCGGAGTGAATAGTGGAATAGGTGAAGGGATTCCTATTGAAAGTGAATGA
- a CDS encoding DUF2214 family protein has product MPLGTIFGNVVLQKAGIAYIHYLSFMICFGALVLERKILKVSPDRKEAITLLLADVVYGVAALLLLLSGLLRVLYLGQGSEFYTQNPIFWIKITIFIGVGLLSLYPTFTYILWAIPLSKGELPKVDSILVERITKIINIELIGFIMIPLFATLMARGVGLG; this is encoded by the coding sequence ATGCCCCTGGGAACAATCTTTGGCAATGTTGTTTTGCAAAAGGCTGGAATTGCTTACATACATTATCTGAGTTTTATGATTTGTTTTGGAGCATTAGTTCTGGAACGAAAGATCTTAAAGGTCTCCCCTGATCGAAAAGAGGCTATAACTCTTCTTCTGGCTGATGTTGTATATGGAGTGGCTGCATTATTGCTTCTTTTGAGCGGCCTTTTAAGAGTTCTTTACCTTGGACAAGGCAGTGAGTTCTATACTCAAAATCCAATTTTTTGGATTAAGATAACTATTTTTATAGGAGTAGGATTACTCTCTCTTTATCCAACTTTTACATATATTCTTTGGGCTATTCCCTTAAGTAAAGGAGAGTTGCCAAAAGTGGATTCGATTTTAGTTGAACGAATTACAAAAATAATCAATATTGAATTGATTGGATTTATCATGATCCCTCTTTTTGCAACACTTATGGCAAGAGGGGTTGGATTGGGTTAA
- the hisIE gene encoding bifunctional phosphoribosyl-AMP cyclohydrolase/phosphoribosyl-ATP diphosphatase HisIE — MTSMSESFINKLSFDENGLIPAIAQDWLDGAVLMMAWMNRQSLEKTITTGKVHYWSRSRKELWEKGATSGHTQKLNSMRYDCDADAILLTVQQVGSIACHEGKRSCFFNEILKKEGNEISIVPADACSELFQTIESRYTQPDGKSYTNSLLREGDNKILKKIGEETAEFVMACKDDEPSSIANEAADLLFHLQVALKHHNVNWNDVLEVLASRRGKRRNKA, encoded by the coding sequence ATGACTTCTATGAGTGAATCCTTCATAAACAAACTTTCTTTTGATGAAAATGGCCTAATCCCAGCCATTGCGCAGGATTGGCTAGATGGTGCTGTCTTAATGATGGCTTGGATGAATCGACAATCATTAGAAAAAACAATTACAACAGGGAAAGTACATTATTGGAGTCGATCCAGAAAAGAGTTATGGGAGAAAGGTGCAACTAGCGGACATACTCAAAAATTAAATTCAATGAGATATGACTGTGATGCCGATGCAATCCTCCTCACAGTTCAACAAGTAGGTTCAATTGCTTGTCATGAAGGGAAAAGGAGTTGTTTCTTTAATGAAATATTAAAAAAGGAAGGAAACGAGATCTCAATAGTTCCTGCTGATGCATGCAGTGAGTTATTCCAAACAATTGAATCTAGATATACCCAACCTGACGGAAAAAGTTATACCAATAGCCTTTTAAGAGAAGGGGACAATAAAATACTGAAAAAGATAGGAGAAGAGACAGCCGAGTTTGTAATGGCATGTAAGGATGATGAACCATCTTCAATTGCAAATGAAGCAGCAGACTTGCTTTTTCACTTACAAGTCGCACTAAAACATCACAATGTAAACTGGAATGATGTCCTTGAAGTATTAGCCTCTAGAAGAGGTAAGAGAAGAAATAAAGCATAA
- a CDS encoding 6-carboxytetrahydropterin synthase, protein MSIPNFTFTCSKSFKDYPCCHRQWKHSGHCKFVHGYSRSFTFWFAATNLDENGFVVDFSSLREVEGKLKNHFDHTFLINEDDPLILDWQRLHKEGALDLRIMKNVGMESSAELIWNWANSLLFKKDSGRTCCWRTESRENDSNAACFELVPDWFKDR, encoded by the coding sequence ATGTCTATCCCTAATTTCACTTTTACTTGTAGTAAGAGTTTTAAAGACTACCCCTGTTGCCATAGACAGTGGAAACATTCAGGACACTGCAAATTTGTTCATGGATATAGTCGCAGCTTCACCTTTTGGTTTGCTGCAACTAATCTTGATGAGAATGGATTTGTTGTTGATTTCTCAAGTCTTCGGGAAGTAGAGGGGAAATTAAAAAATCATTTTGATCATACATTCCTTATTAATGAAGATGATCCTTTGATTCTTGACTGGCAGAGACTACATAAAGAAGGTGCACTAGATCTTCGCATAATGAAAAATGTGGGAATGGAATCATCTGCTGAGCTTATTTGGAATTGGGCTAACTCTCTTTTGTTCAAAAAAGACTCTGGTAGAACATGTTGCTGGCGCACTGAATCAAGAGAAAATGATTCAAATGCAGCTTGTTTTGAGCTCGTCCCTGATTGGTTTAAAGATAGATAA
- the clpB gene encoding ATP-dependent chaperone ClpB, translating to MQPNAEQFTENSWSAIISSQEIARKSRNQKIESEHLFLALIEQNRLASSILRKVNIERQQIKEDLQEFIKSQPKLNNEPESMFLGQELDKVLSKAEEYRELFKDRYISEEHLILSLSSDKRCGKNFFNKYNINTDLLLISIKSIRGNQKVIDKNPEDKYESLERYGINLTSQAREGKLDPVVGRDEEVRRTIQILSRRTKNNPVLIGEPGVGKTAIVEGLAQRIINGDVPSALQERQLISLDMGALIAGAKYRGEFEERLKAVLKEVTKSDGQIILFIDEIHTVVGAGATGGSMDASNLLKPMLARGELRCIGATTITEHRKHIEKDPALERRFQQVMINEPTIEDTISILRGLKERYEVHHGVRIADNALVAAATLSNRYITDRFLPDKAIDLIDESASRLKMEITSRPLEIDEIDRKIVQLQMEKLSLDRESDNASKERLKLIEVELKELLIKQNSLNTQWQKEKESIDGISSIKEEIEKVQLQIEQAKRNYDLNKAAELEYGTLGNLLKELDERENNSEESSLLREEVTDNDIAEVISKWTSIPIKKLAKSEIEKLLDLENSLKETIIGQNEAIRSISDAIQRSRTGLSDPNKPIASFLFLGPTGVGKTALSKSLASQLFDNEQSMIRIDMSEYMEKHSVSRLIGAPPGYIGHESGGQLTEAIRRNPYSVLLFDEIEKAHDDIFNLMLQILDEGRVTDGQGRTVNFSNTIIILTSNIGSQAIIELSGIENQRERMLDIIKSSLNKTFKPEFLNRLDESIIFNSLQQNDLNQIINIQINNLRTRLKERDIDIEISRTAINWISNKAFNPIYGARPLKRELQKQLENPIAKLILKGGIKPGSIIKVGLFNNEIYFDS from the coding sequence ATGCAACCTAACGCAGAGCAATTTACTGAGAACTCTTGGTCTGCGATAATCTCCTCCCAAGAGATTGCCAGAAAAAGTAGGAATCAAAAAATAGAATCAGAACATCTTTTTCTAGCACTGATTGAACAAAATAGATTAGCCTCAAGTATTTTAAGAAAAGTTAATATTGAGCGACAGCAGATAAAAGAAGATCTTCAAGAATTCATTAAAAGTCAGCCTAAATTAAATAACGAACCTGAAAGTATGTTTTTAGGTCAAGAGTTAGATAAAGTCTTATCAAAAGCTGAAGAGTATAGAGAATTATTCAAAGACCGCTATATTTCAGAAGAGCATTTAATATTATCTCTTTCTAGTGACAAGAGATGCGGTAAAAACTTCTTTAATAAATATAATATTAATACCGATCTTTTACTTATAAGTATTAAATCAATAAGAGGAAATCAAAAAGTGATCGACAAAAACCCAGAAGACAAATATGAATCTCTTGAAAGATATGGAATCAACTTAACTTCACAAGCTCGAGAGGGGAAACTAGATCCAGTAGTAGGAAGAGATGAGGAAGTCAGGAGAACTATACAGATACTAAGCAGGAGAACAAAAAATAATCCTGTTTTAATTGGGGAACCTGGAGTAGGCAAAACTGCCATAGTGGAAGGGCTTGCGCAACGAATAATTAATGGAGATGTTCCTTCTGCACTTCAAGAGAGACAGCTAATTTCTCTTGATATGGGTGCTCTAATAGCAGGTGCCAAATATCGAGGAGAGTTCGAAGAGAGGCTTAAAGCTGTTTTAAAAGAAGTAACTAAATCAGATGGTCAAATAATTCTTTTCATCGATGAAATACACACAGTTGTTGGAGCGGGCGCCACGGGTGGATCTATGGATGCAAGCAATTTACTTAAACCGATGCTTGCCAGAGGAGAGCTTAGATGTATTGGTGCAACAACAATTACTGAACATAGAAAACATATAGAGAAAGATCCTGCTCTTGAAAGAAGATTTCAACAAGTAATGATTAATGAGCCGACAATAGAAGATACAATTTCTATCCTACGTGGCCTCAAAGAAAGATATGAAGTTCACCATGGAGTACGCATAGCAGACAATGCCTTGGTTGCTGCAGCAACCCTTAGCAATAGATATATAACCGATAGATTCTTGCCTGATAAAGCAATCGATCTAATAGATGAATCCGCCTCTAGGTTGAAAATGGAAATCACCTCAAGGCCTCTGGAAATTGATGAAATAGATAGAAAAATAGTTCAACTACAAATGGAAAAACTCTCTTTAGATAGAGAGTCTGATAATGCGAGTAAAGAGAGGCTAAAACTTATCGAAGTAGAGCTGAAAGAACTACTAATAAAGCAAAACTCTCTAAATACTCAATGGCAAAAAGAAAAAGAATCAATTGATGGAATTTCATCAATTAAAGAGGAGATTGAAAAGGTGCAACTACAGATAGAACAAGCCAAAAGAAATTATGATTTAAATAAGGCAGCCGAACTGGAATACGGCACTTTGGGCAATCTCTTAAAGGAATTAGATGAAAGAGAGAATAATTCAGAAGAAAGTTCCCTTCTACGCGAAGAGGTTACAGATAATGATATCGCTGAAGTAATTTCTAAGTGGACATCTATACCTATCAAAAAATTAGCCAAATCAGAAATAGAGAAGCTGCTTGACCTAGAAAACTCTCTTAAAGAAACAATTATCGGACAAAATGAAGCTATTCGGTCTATATCTGATGCAATACAAAGATCAAGAACAGGCCTAAGTGATCCAAATAAACCTATCGCAAGTTTTTTATTTTTAGGTCCTACAGGAGTAGGAAAAACAGCACTTTCGAAATCACTTGCTTCGCAACTGTTTGATAACGAGCAATCAATGATAAGGATAGATATGTCCGAATATATGGAGAAACATTCCGTAAGCAGATTAATTGGAGCGCCTCCAGGATATATCGGACATGAATCTGGCGGACAATTAACTGAAGCAATTAGAAGAAATCCATACTCTGTGCTTTTATTCGACGAAATAGAAAAAGCTCATGATGATATTTTTAACTTAATGCTACAAATCCTTGATGAAGGAAGAGTGACAGATGGCCAGGGGAGAACAGTCAACTTCAGCAACACAATAATAATTTTAACAAGTAATATTGGTAGTCAAGCAATTATTGAGCTTTCAGGAATTGAGAATCAAAGAGAAAGAATGCTAGATATTATTAAAAGTTCTCTTAATAAGACTTTCAAGCCTGAGTTCCTTAACAGGTTAGATGAGTCAATAATTTTTAATAGTCTTCAGCAAAATGATTTAAATCAAATAATTAATATACAAATCAATAACTTAAGAACAAGACTAAAAGAAAGGGATATTGATATAGAGATTAGCAGAACTGCAATTAATTGGATTTCAAACAAAGCTTTTAATCCTATTTACGGTGCTAGGCCTCTTAAACGAGAACTTCAAAAGCAACTAGAAAATCCTATTGCAAAATTAATTTTAAAAGGTGGTATAAAACCTGGATCAATAATTAAGGTAGGTTTATTCAATAATGAGATCTATTTTGATTCTTAG
- the petE gene encoding plastocyanin: MISFFRSLAAAAFSLFLVVSLGVSSAQAKTVEVKLGTDAGMLAFEPSTVNISAGDTVKFVNNKLAPHNAVFDGNDDLSHPDLAFAPGESWERTFSDSGTYDFYCEPHRGAGMVGKVVVN, encoded by the coding sequence ATGATTTCCTTTTTTCGATCACTTGCTGCTGCTGCCTTTTCCTTGTTCCTGGTTGTTTCACTAGGAGTATCCTCAGCTCAAGCAAAAACCGTAGAAGTTAAACTTGGCACAGATGCTGGAATGCTTGCATTTGAGCCAAGCACAGTCAATATAAGCGCTGGTGACACAGTTAAATTTGTAAACAACAAGCTTGCACCTCACAATGCAGTTTTCGATGGAAATGACGACCTAAGTCATCCAGACCTAGCATTTGCTCCTGGTGAGTCATGGGAAAGAACATTTAGCGACTCTGGTACCTATGATTTCTATTGCGAGCCTCACAGAGGCGCTGGAATGGTAGGAAAAGTTGTTGTTAACTAG
- a CDS encoding NAD(P)-dependent oxidoreductase, translating into MKKARILITGASGCVGQYTATWLLKNTEADLLLWLRDPSKLTAIDSNHPRVQLIVGDLRQPGIFANELSTVTRVIHTATAWGDPSRAYEVNVIAVEKLLDLLNPEKIEQIIYFSTASILKHNLSPLPEAFRYGTEYIQTKARCFKELQEHSFSDKIIAIFPTLVFGGRVDRKCIYPTSYLTEGLNKACEWLWLARWIKLFSRFHFIHAADIAFICGHLATTPNGPYSDENQLGIKKLVLGQEAISVNEAIKTLLNWKGMINTPAIPLTNWLIELLIKILPIKLTTWDRFCIKQKNFIHDPITTPESFGGRSYAKTLNEVLHVSGINRKKKHKRS; encoded by the coding sequence TTGAAAAAGGCTCGAATACTAATAACAGGAGCAAGTGGCTGTGTAGGGCAATACACAGCCACTTGGTTACTTAAAAATACCGAAGCAGATCTTCTCCTTTGGTTAAGAGATCCATCCAAGCTCACCGCGATAGATTCAAATCATCCAAGAGTTCAGTTAATAGTTGGAGATTTAAGACAACCAGGCATTTTTGCAAATGAATTGTCAACTGTCACAAGAGTTATTCATACTGCAACTGCATGGGGAGATCCAAGCAGAGCCTATGAAGTAAATGTAATTGCAGTTGAAAAACTTTTAGATCTTCTTAACCCAGAGAAAATTGAACAAATTATCTACTTTTCAACAGCCAGTATTCTTAAACATAATCTTTCTCCACTTCCCGAAGCCTTTAGATACGGAACAGAATACATCCAAACGAAAGCTAGATGCTTTAAAGAATTACAAGAGCATTCTTTTTCTGACAAAATAATTGCAATATTTCCAACTCTTGTCTTTGGCGGAAGAGTAGATAGAAAATGCATCTATCCAACAAGTTACTTAACGGAAGGCCTTAACAAAGCATGTGAATGGCTATGGCTCGCTCGCTGGATAAAATTATTTTCTAGATTTCATTTCATTCATGCTGCTGATATAGCATTTATATGCGGACATTTAGCAACTACTCCTAATGGGCCTTATTCTGATGAGAATCAACTTGGGATAAAGAAATTAGTTTTAGGTCAAGAGGCTATTTCGGTGAATGAAGCAATCAAAACTCTTTTAAATTGGAAAGGCATGATTAACACACCCGCTATTCCCTTAACGAATTGGTTAATTGAATTGCTAATAAAAATTCTTCCAATAAAACTGACAACTTGGGATAGATTCTGCATCAAACAAAAAAATTTTATTCACGACCCAATAACTACGCCCGAGAGTTTTGGAGGGAGGAGTTACGCAAAGACACTAAACGAGGTATTACATGTTTCAGGAATAAATAGGAAAAAAAAGCACAAAAGAAGCTAA